The Thalassospira sp. TSL5-1 sequence GGAGCGCCGAGAACCCGAAAGGCTGAACCCCATGAAACGTGAAATAGAAATCGTTACCCAGCGGATTGTTGAACGCTCGAAACCGACGCGCGAAGCCTATCTGGCGCGCATCGAAGCTGCCGCAAGTGACCGTCCGCACCGTTCCAAACTGTCTTGTGGCAATCTGGCCCATGCCTCGGCCGGGTGCCTTGGTACGGAAAAGGATCGCATTAATCACGAAAATGCCGCCAATCTGGGCATTGTCACGGCCTACAACGACATGCTTTCGGCGCATCAGCCGTTGGGCACATACCCGGATCGCATTAAAAAAGCCGCCTTTGACGCCGGTGCAACCGCACAGGTTGCCGGTGGTGTGCCCGCCATGTGTGACGGTGTTACCCAGGGCCGTCCGGGCATGGAGCTGTCGCTGTTTTCACGCGATGTGATTGCCATGTCCACAGCGGTGTCGCTGTCGCATGACACGTTTGATGCCGCCCTTTATTTGGGTGTGTGCGATAAAATCGTCCCCGGTCTGGTGATGGGCGCGCTGACATACGGGCATATTCCGGCGGTATTCGTGCCCGCTGGTCCCATGCCATCGGGCCTGCCGAATGATGAAAAGGCGCGTGTCCGCCAGCTTTATGCCCAGGGCAAGGTTGGTCGCAAGGAATTGCTGGAAGCCGAGGTGGCCTCCTATCACAGCCCGGGTACCTGTACGTTCTATGGCACGGCCAATTCCAACCAGATGTTGATGGAAATTATGGGGCTGCATTTGCCCGGTGCGGCATTTGTTAATCCGGGTACGGATTTGCGCGATGCCCTGACCGAGGAATCGGCCCGTCGTGCCCTGCAAATTACCCGCCTTGGCAACGATTACCGGCCGATTGGCAAAATCCTGGATGAAAAGGCCTTTGTGAACGGCATTATTGGCCTGTTGGCAACGGGTGGTTCTACCAACCACACCCTGCATTTGCCCGCAATGGCCCGTGCCGCCGGGATCGAACTGCGCTGGGAAGATTTTGACGATCTGTCGCGCATCATCCCGCTTCTCTGCCGGGTTTATCCGAATGGTCAGGCTGACGTGAACCATTTCCACGCCGCTGGCGGCATGGGCTTTGTGATTAGCAACCTTTTGGCACATGGCCTGTTGCATCATGAAGTTGAAACCATTGTTTCGGGCGGTATGGCGGCCTTTGGCACCGAACCGCACCTTGAAGAAGGCAAGCTGGTTTGGCGCGATGCCCCGAAAGACAGCCATGACGAGGAAATTTTGCGTCCGGCAGAAAAGGCATTCAGTGCCGATGGTGGCCTGCGGATGCTCAAGGGTAATATTGGCCGTGCCGTGATCAAGGTGTCGGCGGTAAAACCCGCCAACCGCGTGATCGAAGCCCCGGCAGCGGTCTTCACCTCGCAGGATGACATGATGCAGGCCTTCAAGGATGGCAAACTGCATCGCGATGTCGTGTGTGTTGTGCGCTTCCAGGGGCCGCGCGCCAATGGCATGCCCGAACTGCACAAACTGACCCCGCCTTTGGGGGTTCTGCAGGATCTGGGGTATAAGGTCGCATTGGTGACGGATGGTCGTATGTCTGGTGCATCGGGCAAGGTGCCTGCCGCCATTCACGTTACGCCCGAAGGCATGATGAACGGCATGATCGCCAAGGTGCAGGATGGCGATATGGTGCGTCTGGATGCCGAAACTGGCGAATTGCAATTGCTGGTATCCGACGAGGAACTGGCAAAACGCGACTTCGCCCTGTTTACCAACAAGGCCGATCATCAAACCGGCTTTGGCCGCGAAATGTTTGGTGTGTTCCGCGATAATGTGGGGCTGGCCGAAATGGGGGCCAGTGCGGTTCTGCCCGGAGGGAACGAATAATGCGGCTGGTCGGGGATATTGGCGGGACAAACGCCCGTTTTGCCTGGCTGGATGACAATGGTAATCCGCACGCACCGTTAACATTGGCCGTGCGCGATTATCCCGATATCGGCAGTGCCATTCGTGATTTTGTCGCCCGGACCGATGGGCCCGCACCGCGCGAATTTGCCGTGGCGGTGGCCTGCCCGGCAATGGCGGACCAAATCAAATTTACCAACAACCCCTGGGTTTTCTCGAAAACGGCCTTAACGGCGGAATTTGGGCTGGACCGGCTGGTGGTGGTCAATGACTTTACCGGTCTTGCCATGTCGGTGCCGTTTCTGGGCAGCGATGATTTGATCACGCTGTTTGACGGACCGGGGCGGCCGGGGCAACCCCTTGCCGTGATCGGGGCGGGCACCGGGCTTGGTGTTTCGGGCCTTCTGCCCCATGACGGGCACTGGATACCCGTGCAGGGCGAAGGCGGGCATGTGTCGCTTCCGGCAGTGGATGACCTGGATTTTGAAATTGTCAAATTCCTGACTGCTGAACTTGGCCGT is a genomic window containing:
- the edd gene encoding phosphogluconate dehydratase; translated protein: MKREIEIVTQRIVERSKPTREAYLARIEAAASDRPHRSKLSCGNLAHASAGCLGTEKDRINHENAANLGIVTAYNDMLSAHQPLGTYPDRIKKAAFDAGATAQVAGGVPAMCDGVTQGRPGMELSLFSRDVIAMSTAVSLSHDTFDAALYLGVCDKIVPGLVMGALTYGHIPAVFVPAGPMPSGLPNDEKARVRQLYAQGKVGRKELLEAEVASYHSPGTCTFYGTANSNQMLMEIMGLHLPGAAFVNPGTDLRDALTEESARRALQITRLGNDYRPIGKILDEKAFVNGIIGLLATGGSTNHTLHLPAMARAAGIELRWEDFDDLSRIIPLLCRVYPNGQADVNHFHAAGGMGFVISNLLAHGLLHHEVETIVSGGMAAFGTEPHLEEGKLVWRDAPKDSHDEEILRPAEKAFSADGGLRMLKGNIGRAVIKVSAVKPANRVIEAPAAVFTSQDDMMQAFKDGKLHRDVVCVVRFQGPRANGMPELHKLTPPLGVLQDLGYKVALVTDGRMSGASGKVPAAIHVTPEGMMNGMIAKVQDGDMVRLDAETGELQLLVSDEELAKRDFALFTNKADHQTGFGREMFGVFRDNVGLAEMGASAVLPGGNE
- the glk gene encoding glucokinase; amino-acid sequence: MRLVGDIGGTNARFAWLDDNGNPHAPLTLAVRDYPDIGSAIRDFVARTDGPAPREFAVAVACPAMADQIKFTNNPWVFSKTALTAEFGLDRLVVVNDFTGLAMSVPFLGSDDLITLFDGPGRPGQPLAVIGAGTGLGVSGLLPHDGHWIPVQGEGGHVSLPAVDDLDFEIVKFLTAELGRVSAERILSGMGIENLYRALGAINGQDVTPKTAAEVVEGALVGKDPLCLSVLDRFCLFLGGVAGDLVLTLGAFDGVFIGGGIGPRIADFMKQSGLKERMIAKGRFRELMNDVPVRLMTAQYPALLGCAKILSA